The following coding sequences are from one Vicia villosa cultivar HV-30 ecotype Madison, WI unplaced genomic scaffold, Vvil1.0 ctg.000358F_1_1, whole genome shotgun sequence window:
- the LOC131627298 gene encoding mannan endo-1,4-beta-mannosidase 4-like: MGYQIFVLTYFLVSFIVQHGNCQRANVDASFVQREGTHFVLNGKPHYVNGFNAYWFIIMASDPSTRPKVTSAFEQASKHGLNLGRAFAFNEGDYKPLQVSPGSYDENVFKGLDFVISEARKFGVKLILGFVNNWKALGGKSKYVEWARERGQNITNEDDFFTHPVVKQYYKNHIKTVLTRKNTINGLLYKDDPTIFSWELINEPRVNQTGKSIQNWVSEMAKYVKSIDSNHLLEIGLEGLYGESKQQLNPYSMLVGTDFISNNQIPEIDFSTIHAYQEYWLNKSNQSAAIDKWIEDHIQDANTILQKPIIVAEFGMSSKTAGYSIDARDAHYKEIYSIISTSATSGGSCAGAMFWQLLAQGIESYGDGFEVILENSPSTAKIIKEQSTKMSNIKL; this comes from the exons ATGGGATACCAAATTTTCGTATTGACATATTTCTTAGTATCTTTTATTGTTCAACATGGGAATTGCCAAAGAGCTAATGTTGATGCCAGTTTTGTTCAAAGAGAAGGCACCCATTTTGTTTTAAATGGGAAGCCACATTATGTGAACGGATTTAACGCCTATTGGTTTATCATTATGGCATCTGACCCATCTACTAGGCCTAAAGTCACTTCAGCTTTTGAACAAGCTTCTAAACATGGTTTAAATTTAGGAAGAGCATTTGCTTTCAATGAAGGAGATTATAAACCCCTTCAAGTCTCTCCTGGTTCTTATGACGAAAATGTTTTTAAG GGATTGGATTTTGTTATATCAGAGGCAAGAAAATTTGGAGTGAAACTTATACTAGGTTTTGTGAATAATTGGAAAGCACTTGGAGGCAAAAGTAAATATGTTGAATGGGCAAGAGAACGTGgtcaaaatatcacaaatgaagATGACTTTTTTACACACCCTGTTGTTAAGCAATACTACAAAAATCATATTAAG ACTGTGCTAACAAGAAAGAACACCATAAATGGACTTTTATACAAGGATGATCCAACGATATTCTCTTGGGAGCTTATTAATGAACCTCGTGTAAATCAAACAGGAAAATCAATTCAg AATTGGGTTAGTGAGATGGCCAAATATGTAAAATCCATTGATAGCAATCATTTGCTGGAAATAGGGCTTGAAGGATTATATGGTGAATCAAAGCAGCAGTTAAATCCCTATTCAATGCTAGTCGGAACCGATTTTATTTCCAACAATCAAATtccagaaattgatttttctaccATTCATGCATACCAAGAATATTG GTTAAATAAATCAAACCAGAGTGCAGCTATTGACAAATGGATAGAAGATCATATTCAGGATGCAAATACTATTTTGCAAAAGCCAATTATTGTAGCAGAGTTTGGAATGTCTTCAAAGACAGCTGGATATAGCATAGATGCTAGGGATGCTCACTATAAGGAAATATACAGTATTATATCTACAAGTGCTACTAGTGGAGGCTCGTGTGCAGGTGCAATGTTCTGGCAACTTCTAGCTCAAGGAATTGAAAGTTATGGAGATGGTTTTGAAGTTATTTTGGAGAATAGTCCTTCAACTGCAAAGATCATCAAGGAACAATCTACCAAGATGTCAAATATCAAATTATAG